From one Gemella morbillorum genomic stretch:
- a CDS encoding DUF1307 domain-containing protein codes for MKKLLKLTITFVASIFLLTACSGEKTKTYINKVNGEENQIIIYYKKDIVNKLSLTHIIKNEDENIRKMNKDAISSQYSNIKGVIVNFEEKEEKLIVKWEIDYTQIDFDKAKDILGLKDSLEEERKLSNIEKRIKDAGGTEKK; via the coding sequence ATGAAGAAATTATTAAAACTAACTATAACATTTGTTGCATCTATCTTTCTACTTACCGCTTGTTCAGGAGAAAAAACTAAAACCTATATCAACAAAGTAAATGGAGAAGAAAATCAAATTATTATTTATTATAAAAAGGATATTGTAAATAAGTTGTCCCTTACTCACATAATAAAAAACGAAGATGAAAATATTAGAAAAATGAATAAAGATGCAATCTCTAGTCAATATTCTAATATTAAAGGTGTAATAGTTAACTTTGAAGAAAAAGAAGAAAAACTTATTGTGAAATGGGAAATTGACTATACACAAATCGATTTTGATAAAGCAAAGGATATATTGGGGCTAAAAGATTCATTAGAGGAAGAGCGTAAATTGTCTAATATAGAAAAAAGAATAAAGGATGCTGGTGGAACAGAAAAAAAATAA
- a CDS encoding HAD-IC family P-type ATPase codes for MKYLTSEEVKTSKKNISVIKPYKTTREIITSNIFTFFNAMNLVLGLFIATTLRFENMLFLGVIAVNTAIGIYQEVRAKNALAELSLLGRSKYRVNRDNKTVEVDSEEIVEGEYLHLNLGDQVPVDAEVLNGSIEVDESLLTGESDNIFKAEGDKLMSGSNVVSGSCLVKVLAVGDDSYINKLAKRTKAFKKYPSKLRDYMDGILKVISVLLIPVAILLYVRGASLGRSYVDIVLRSAGALVGMIPEGLILLVSVSLAVAAMKLARRKVLVQELYCVETLARVDVLCFDKTGTITTGNMNVVEIDGEVGEKLSSYLAYFEDENATSRALKKYLNCEKKWQVAELGAFSSKNKYSYIRLEEGGTYFFGAYEFLGFDTPMTEYYENLKQQGFRILSLAYTKDNVDKPTNMELIGHVVLSDEIKANTKETFKYFESQGVAVKIISGDNHIAVLGVAKKAGFKEDARAIDMTKVSEEDFERVVLENDIFGRVTPEQKQHMVEVLQKHKKTVAMSGDGVNDVLALKKADISFAMNGATSAAKSVSNIVFLTDDFDVFYDILMEGRRVINNIQKVASLFLTKTFFSITFSILSVIFALEFAFIPIQFTIISAITIGIPSFFLTFESNKDKVSDHFMRDILTNAVIGGGVLVLSVLLTNFVIHNPAQVKFVCFLLALINGLLMVTKVSLPFNKYKVGLLVALTFAAVVGIFANIFILKNHFNPLTIGQITYVALVAIVIATIHYMTRRKRLV; via the coding sequence ATGAAGTATTTAACAAGTGAAGAAGTAAAAACTTCAAAAAAGAATATTAGTGTAATAAAACCTTATAAAACAACTAGAGAGATTATTACTTCTAATATTTTTACTTTTTTTAATGCCATGAACTTGGTTTTAGGGCTTTTTATCGCCACGACTTTAAGATTTGAGAATATGTTATTTCTAGGAGTTATCGCAGTAAACACGGCTATTGGGATCTATCAAGAAGTTCGTGCAAAAAATGCTCTTGCAGAACTTAGTCTGTTAGGGCGTAGTAAGTATCGTGTTAATCGAGATAATAAAACGGTCGAAGTAGATTCGGAAGAAATAGTAGAGGGTGAGTACTTACACCTTAATCTTGGAGATCAAGTGCCTGTTGATGCTGAGGTCTTAAATGGTAGTATAGAGGTTGATGAATCTTTATTAACTGGGGAAAGTGATAATATTTTCAAGGCAGAAGGCGATAAACTTATGAGTGGTAGTAACGTAGTAAGTGGTAGTTGTCTTGTGAAAGTTCTTGCTGTTGGTGATGATAGTTATATTAATAAACTGGCAAAAAGAACAAAAGCATTCAAAAAATATCCATCAAAATTGCGTGATTATATGGATGGAATATTAAAGGTTATTTCTGTTTTATTAATACCAGTTGCTATTTTATTATATGTTCGAGGAGCAAGTCTAGGTCGTAGCTATGTGGACATCGTTTTGCGTAGTGCAGGAGCTCTTGTTGGGATGATTCCGGAAGGATTAATTCTTCTTGTTAGTGTTTCTTTGGCTGTTGCAGCGATGAAACTAGCACGTCGTAAAGTTCTTGTTCAAGAGTTATATTGTGTAGAAACACTTGCACGAGTAGACGTTCTTTGTTTTGATAAAACAGGAACAATCACAACTGGGAATATGAATGTAGTAGAAATAGATGGCGAAGTAGGAGAAAAACTTTCGAGCTACTTAGCGTATTTTGAAGATGAAAATGCAACATCAAGAGCACTTAAAAAATATTTAAACTGTGAGAAAAAATGGCAAGTGGCAGAACTAGGAGCATTTTCTAGTAAAAATAAATACTCATATATCAGACTTGAAGAAGGTGGAACATACTTTTTTGGAGCGTATGAGTTTTTAGGTTTTGACACTCCGATGACAGAGTACTATGAAAATCTAAAACAACAAGGATTTAGGATTTTATCATTAGCTTATACAAAAGATAACGTAGATAAGCCAACCAATATGGAGCTTATTGGGCATGTTGTCCTAAGTGATGAGATAAAAGCAAATACAAAAGAAACATTTAAGTATTTTGAGTCACAAGGTGTAGCGGTCAAGATTATTAGTGGAGATAATCATATCGCGGTTCTTGGAGTTGCCAAAAAGGCTGGGTTTAAAGAAGATGCAAGAGCTATTGATATGACAAAAGTATCAGAAGAAGATTTTGAAAGAGTAGTTTTGGAAAATGATATTTTTGGACGTGTAACACCAGAGCAAAAACAACATATGGTAGAAGTGCTTCAAAAACATAAGAAAACAGTAGCTATGAGCGGAGATGGTGTTAATGACGTGCTAGCACTTAAAAAAGCTGATATTAGTTTTGCGATGAATGGCGCAACGAGTGCGGCTAAAAGTGTTTCGAATATTGTCTTTTTAACAGATGATTTCGATGTGTTCTACGATATTCTTATGGAAGGTCGTCGTGTTATCAACAATATTCAAAAAGTAGCCTCACTATTTTTAACAAAAACATTTTTCTCGATTACTTTCTCAATATTAAGTGTAATTTTTGCATTAGAGTTTGCGTTTATTCCGATTCAATTTACTATAATTTCAGCAATAACAATAGGAATTCCATCGTTTTTCCTAACGTTTGAATCGAATAAAGATAAAGTCAGCGATCACTTTATGCGCGATATATTAACAAATGCTGTAATAGGAGGAGGAGTCCTGGTATTAAGCGTTCTGTTGACGAATTTTGTAATCCATAATCCAGCACAGGTAAAATTTGTTTGTTTCTTACTTGCCCTTATAAATGGATTGCTTATGGTAACGAAGGTTAGTTTACCGTTCAATAAATATAAAGTAGGCCTATTAGTAGCCTTAACATTTGCAGCAGTGGTGGGGATATTTGCCAATATATTTATTTTGAAAAATCATTTTAATCCCCTAACTATAGGACAGATAACCTATGTTGCTTTAGTTGCGATAGTTATCGCAACAATTCATTATATGACAAGAAGAAAAAGATTAGTATAG
- the ftsH gene encoding ATP-dependent zinc metalloprotease FtsH, translated as MNNKKRQNPFLGMLALIVIAIGLFAYWQQDLPGTTEKLDYAKLVQNIKDDKIKEISLQRKDENYNVKGTLSDGNKNFEALVPASDNEVQKQINEKAKDGKLSVVEYKPAEKTGAILSFLGNIIPFILMMGLLFFFMSQMQGGGGGKVMNFQKSKAKKLEGGETKVTFKDVAGADEEKQELAEMVEFLKDHRKFTKMGAKIPKGVLLEGPPGTGKTLLARAVAGEAKVPFFSISGSDFVEMFVGVGASRVRDLFKEAEKNAPCIIFIDEIDAVGRKRGSGVGGGNDEREQTLNQLLVEMDGFDGEKGIIVIAATNRADVLDNALRRPGRFDRQIKVSTPDVRGREAILKVHAKNKPLAKDVELRSLAEKTPGFSGADLANILNEAALLAARENKNSIEKADLDEAMDRVIGGPAKRSRIYTPKEKRLVAYHEAGHAIVGMVLDSADKVQKVTIIPRGDAGGYNLMIPEEEKYFQTRTDLIDKICGLLGGRAAEQIFFNEVSTGAHNDFERVTAIARAMVTEYGMSEVVGPMQAPFHDPYGGRQLSSIGNYSEEMLKEIDIEVRKIINECYTKVLHIIETHREQLELIAQTLIEVETIDRKEIVALYQFGKMPKDLDEKEAEQLDKVVNKKYYEEQARLAQEEAAKEAKVAEEQAETTEEAEVIDVEAKEIESEEIPSEE; from the coding sequence ATGAACAATAAAAAAAGGCAAAACCCTTTCCTTGGTATGCTTGCCTTAATCGTTATTGCGATTGGATTGTTTGCTTATTGGCAGCAGGACTTACCAGGGACTACAGAAAAATTAGACTATGCTAAACTTGTTCAAAACATTAAAGATGACAAAATAAAAGAGATTAGTCTACAAAGAAAAGATGAAAACTATAATGTAAAAGGAACTTTATCAGATGGGAACAAGAACTTTGAAGCGTTAGTTCCAGCTTCTGATAATGAGGTCCAAAAACAAATAAATGAAAAAGCTAAAGATGGCAAACTAAGCGTAGTAGAATATAAACCAGCGGAAAAAACTGGCGCTATTCTATCATTCTTAGGAAATATTATTCCGTTTATTCTGATGATGGGATTACTTTTCTTCTTTATGTCACAAATGCAAGGTGGCGGTGGAGGTAAAGTAATGAACTTCCAAAAATCTAAAGCGAAAAAACTTGAAGGTGGAGAAACTAAAGTTACATTCAAAGATGTAGCTGGTGCTGATGAAGAAAAACAAGAGCTTGCAGAAATGGTTGAGTTCTTGAAAGACCACCGTAAGTTTACGAAAATGGGTGCGAAAATTCCTAAAGGTGTCCTATTAGAGGGACCTCCGGGAACAGGTAAAACATTATTAGCTCGTGCTGTTGCTGGTGAAGCAAAAGTACCATTCTTCTCAATTTCAGGTTCGGACTTCGTTGAGATGTTCGTAGGGGTTGGGGCAAGCCGTGTTCGTGACTTATTCAAAGAAGCGGAGAAAAATGCACCATGTATCATTTTCATCGATGAGATTGATGCAGTAGGACGTAAACGTGGAAGCGGAGTTGGAGGAGGAAACGATGAACGTGAACAAACTCTTAACCAACTTCTTGTAGAAATGGATGGATTCGATGGTGAAAAAGGTATTATCGTAATCGCAGCGACTAACCGTGCTGATGTTCTAGATAATGCACTTCGTCGTCCAGGACGTTTCGACAGACAAATTAAAGTGTCTACACCAGATGTACGCGGTCGTGAAGCTATCCTTAAAGTTCACGCTAAAAACAAACCATTAGCAAAAGATGTTGAACTTCGCTCATTAGCAGAAAAAACACCAGGATTCTCTGGGGCTGACCTTGCCAATATCTTGAATGAAGCTGCACTTCTTGCCGCTCGTGAAAATAAAAATAGTATAGAAAAAGCTGACTTAGATGAAGCTATGGACAGAGTAATTGGTGGACCAGCTAAACGTAGTCGTATCTACACACCAAAAGAAAAACGTTTAGTTGCTTATCATGAAGCAGGACACGCTATCGTAGGTATGGTTCTTGATAGTGCGGATAAAGTACAAAAAGTTACAATTATTCCACGTGGAGATGCCGGTGGATACAACCTTATGATTCCAGAAGAAGAGAAATACTTCCAAACACGTACAGACCTTATCGACAAGATTTGTGGATTACTTGGTGGACGTGCAGCGGAACAAATCTTCTTTAATGAGGTATCAACAGGAGCTCATAATGACTTCGAGCGCGTAACAGCAATCGCTCGTGCAATGGTTACTGAATATGGTATGAGTGAAGTTGTAGGACCAATGCAAGCTCCATTCCATGATCCATATGGTGGGCGCCAACTTTCAAGTATTGGTAACTACTCAGAAGAAATGTTAAAAGAAATCGATATCGAAGTTCGTAAAATTATTAATGAATGTTATACTAAAGTTCTTCATATTATCGAAACTCATAGAGAACAATTAGAACTAATTGCACAAACTCTTATCGAAGTTGAAACAATTGATAGAAAAGAAATTGTTGCTCTTTACCAATTTGGGAAAATGCCAAAAGACTTAGATGAGAAAGAAGCAGAACAACTAGATAAAGTAGTTAATAAAAAATACTACGAAGAACAAGCACGTCTAGCACAAGAAGAAGCTGCAAAAGAAGCTAAAGTAGCAGAAGAACAAGCTGAAACTACAGAAGAAGCAGAAGTTATAGATGTGGAAGCAAAAGAAATAGAATCAGAAGAAATACCGTCTGAAGAATAA
- the hpt gene encoding hypoxanthine phosphoribosyltransferase, giving the protein MENLLKDIEEVLFNHEEIVAASKRVAKQIEEDYRDRDQEPVLICTLKGALPFMAELMKHIDIHVVTDFIDVSSYHGGTSSTGTVKIKKDIGMDIEGRDVIIIEDIVDTGRTLKALIDNLNERKVASVTCASLIDKPETRIVDVEADYVGIVSPNVFLVGFGLDYDEKYRNLPYVGILKKEIYS; this is encoded by the coding sequence GTGGAAAATTTATTAAAAGACATAGAAGAAGTTTTATTTAATCATGAAGAGATTGTGGCAGCTAGTAAAAGAGTTGCGAAACAAATAGAAGAGGATTATAGAGATAGAGATCAAGAGCCTGTTCTTATTTGTACATTAAAAGGAGCCTTACCTTTTATGGCAGAACTTATGAAGCATATAGATATTCATGTAGTTACTGACTTTATAGATGTTTCTAGTTATCATGGTGGAACTAGTTCTACAGGAACTGTAAAAATTAAGAAAGATATTGGTATGGACATCGAAGGTCGTGATGTAATTATCATTGAAGATATTGTTGATACTGGAAGAACTCTTAAAGCACTTATCGATAATTTAAACGAACGTAAAGTAGCATCAGTGACATGTGCATCTCTAATTGATAAACCGGAAACTCGTATTGTTGACGTTGAAGCAGACTATGTTGGTATAGTTTCACCGAATGTCTTTTTAGTTGGTTTTGGATTAGATTATGATGAAAAATATAGAAACTTACCATATGTTGGTATTTTGAAAAAAGAAATTTATTCATAA
- the tilS gene encoding tRNA lysidine(34) synthetase TilS, protein MNSNVELIENFDVLWTKEDRLALALSGGVDSIVLFHLLVTKYRHTYKELVVFHINHGLRKESYEEAEFVEKFVNNYDIRFYKKELEMNFLARDKHISEEMLARELRYKAFNEMAAKENITKILTAHHKNDQVENILMRLLTGRNMDYNLAIDNKGRYGNLTIYRPLLNVLKETLEQYAQANNLKYYTDESNFDTDYTRNNIRHNIIPLLNDVSAASFDNLINFAKYYKNINDELKTRLLANKDNYILEKNQEKVVLSRAEVLSLSAEEIYFLLKDILMEDLGVFDVTQRALFKVVEQLLNNSGNKSYDLKNNLKIVSEYRVIYIHKIEKKCYNDKMELIIDEVCENMLYKFYQSEFLITTNNEEAEIGFDKEDLPLLITTKRQGDRLQRGNITKKLSRFFIDEKVPKDIRNQIPVVRSGEKVLGIISLDTKVNKNKKYDYYIKTKG, encoded by the coding sequence ATGAATAGTAATGTAGAACTAATTGAGAATTTTGATGTTCTATGGACTAAAGAAGATAGACTTGCCTTAGCTCTTTCTGGTGGAGTAGATTCGATTGTTCTTTTTCATCTTCTAGTAACAAAATACCGTCATACTTACAAAGAATTAGTCGTTTTTCATATAAATCATGGGCTTCGCAAAGAGTCTTATGAAGAAGCGGAGTTTGTAGAAAAATTTGTAAATAACTATGATATAAGATTCTATAAAAAAGAGTTGGAGATGAATTTTCTAGCGCGAGATAAACATATTTCCGAGGAAATGCTTGCACGAGAACTACGCTATAAAGCATTTAATGAAATGGCGGCTAAAGAAAATATTACTAAGATTTTAACCGCACATCATAAAAATGATCAGGTTGAAAATATTTTGATGCGCCTATTAACAGGTCGCAATATGGATTATAATTTGGCAATAGATAATAAAGGCAGATATGGGAACTTGACTATTTATCGTCCGCTATTAAATGTTTTAAAGGAAACTTTGGAACAGTATGCCCAAGCAAATAACTTGAAGTATTATACGGATGAAAGTAATTTTGACACAGATTATACGCGTAATAATATTCGCCATAATATTATTCCGTTATTGAATGATGTTAGTGCGGCGAGTTTTGATAATTTAATTAATTTTGCCAAGTATTATAAAAATATTAACGATGAGTTAAAAACTAGGTTACTAGCCAATAAAGATAATTATATTTTGGAAAAGAATCAAGAAAAAGTAGTATTGTCAAGAGCCGAAGTTTTAAGCCTAAGCGCTGAAGAAATATATTTTTTATTAAAAGATATTTTGATGGAAGATTTAGGTGTTTTTGATGTAACACAACGAGCACTTTTTAAAGTAGTTGAACAGTTGCTCAACAATTCCGGTAATAAAAGCTATGATTTGAAAAATAATTTAAAAATAGTTAGCGAATATAGGGTCATATATATTCATAAAATCGAAAAAAAATGTTATAATGATAAGATGGAATTGATTATAGATGAAGTTTGTGAAAATATGCTTTATAAATTTTATCAGAGTGAATTTCTAATAACGACAAATAATGAAGAAGCAGAGATAGGTTTTGATAAAGAAGACTTACCGCTGCTTATTACAACAAAACGCCAAGGTGATAGGCTTCAACGTGGTAATATTACGAAAAAACTTTCAAGATTTTTTATTGATGAAAAAGTTCCGAAAGACATTCGTAATCAGATTCCAGTTGTCCGTAGTGGAGAAAAAGTCCTTGGAATAATAAGTTTAGATACTAAGGTTAATAAAAACAAAAAATATGATTATTATATAAAAACGAAAGGATAG
- a CDS encoding S1 RNA-binding domain-containing protein, producing MGNKVSENIGKEISAKVTKVEANGLYFQLESGEQAFLPKENMHVGKKKKLAEIFSEGFIVNAKIKNIKKDKVILTQKEEKVDSTPKTVEATKAKHNKKKPKKLNQDSVKKDKESKINEQPKQSKQSKQEENLQEEPKQKTLKDLKKLQYIGNMKISVGRGKKSNLTKLTEEKEEVIELPKVPDGLLDDIITSTTEASEKFSKLVEDLKERSLLEEGGC from the coding sequence ATGGGTAATAAAGTTAGCGAAAATATCGGAAAAGAAATAAGTGCGAAAGTAACTAAGGTCGAAGCTAATGGCTTGTATTTTCAGTTAGAAAGTGGAGAACAAGCATTCTTGCCAAAGGAAAATATGCATGTAGGGAAGAAGAAAAAACTAGCGGAAATTTTTTCGGAAGGCTTTATAGTTAATGCAAAGATAAAAAATATCAAAAAAGATAAGGTTATTTTAACGCAAAAAGAAGAAAAAGTAGATAGCACCCCAAAAACAGTAGAAGCTACAAAAGCTAAACACAACAAAAAGAAACCCAAAAAGTTAAATCAAGATAGTGTTAAAAAAGATAAAGAATCGAAAATTAATGAACAACCTAAACAATCTAAACAATCCAAGCAAGAGGAAAATTTACAAGAAGAACCTAAACAAAAGACTCTAAAAGATTTGAAGAAGTTACAATATATAGGTAATATGAAAATCTCAGTAGGGCGTGGGAAAAAATCAAATTTAACGAAACTGACAGAAGAAAAAGAAGAAGTTATTGAACTACCGAAAGTTCCGGATGGCTTATTAGATGATATAATTACCTCTACAACTGAAGCGAGTGAAAAATTCTCAAAATTAGTTGAGGATTTAAAAGAACGAAGTTTGTTAGAAGAGGGAGGATGTTAA
- a CDS encoding heavy metal translocating P-type ATPase, producing MEFKILHLSSGRARIRANFRLTPDVKAYFKKQAKKIQSINKIEFYQDEYTFAVIFKTNQNECLKKFLELIDVEQIRGCYENPVLKAEDTPYTIIADAVFWRTVSKLFIPLPLRTVYIWWKASKYFRDTLKLLAKKQVTMETLDSTAIFVSLVTGARETASSIMFILELGESLNNWSEKKSVKELEKSLTSFDKEVWLVEDEGNRKIPSSEVKKDDVILISEGNEILFDGVVAGGGASVDESSLTGESFPVTKKIGDKVYSNTIVVHGEIKLKVENPQVNGRIYHLIQLMKESESREDTYHYKYIKLADSIVKYNFIAMGLTYLFTRSFAKAISFLLVDYSCALKLSTPVAYLTTIKNLIDKKIVVKNSVTLDKYGDIDTFVFDKTGTITVSRPYIREVLPFYEYSYEEVVKIGACLEEHIYHPIASAVVSKAEEDGIEHEEMHTELYHIASRGIISHIDGEKVVIGSSQLIKDENILVTVDQERIIAEKQEQYNLLFLGYKGKLISIFCIDIPLRNEANSVLAELRNKGKKVVLLTGDNDVRTNKILKDITFDEVYTNMTPVTKFEYIRKEKEQGRRVLMIGDGLNDSAALSESDISIVMNESADLSKQISDVVLQSDSLDSLLLLSDVSKKLRAQMSSNVKGTVTINSSLIFLGLINVLSPNLLALLHNLTTFGIVLKNFKIK from the coding sequence ATGGAATTTAAAATATTGCATCTATCGAGCGGGAGAGCAAGAATTAGAGCGAATTTTCGCCTAACGCCAGATGTAAAAGCATATTTTAAAAAACAAGCGAAAAAGATTCAAAGCATAAACAAAATTGAGTTTTATCAAGATGAATATACTTTTGCTGTTATTTTCAAAACTAATCAAAATGAGTGTCTAAAGAAATTTTTAGAACTTATAGATGTAGAGCAAATTAGAGGTTGTTACGAAAATCCAGTTTTAAAAGCTGAGGATACACCTTATACGATAATAGCGGATGCGGTATTTTGGCGAACAGTATCAAAATTATTTATTCCACTCCCATTAAGAACAGTTTATATATGGTGGAAGGCGTCTAAATATTTTAGAGATACGTTAAAATTATTAGCTAAAAAACAAGTTACAATGGAGACGCTTGATTCAACGGCGATTTTTGTTTCATTAGTAACAGGAGCGCGTGAAACAGCTAGTTCAATTATGTTTATTTTAGAATTAGGGGAGTCTTTAAACAATTGGTCAGAGAAAAAATCCGTTAAAGAGCTAGAAAAAAGTTTAACTTCGTTTGATAAAGAAGTTTGGCTTGTAGAAGATGAAGGTAATAGGAAAATACCTAGCTCAGAGGTGAAAAAAGACGATGTTATTTTAATTTCTGAAGGAAATGAAATCTTATTTGATGGTGTTGTTGCTGGTGGTGGAGCAAGTGTTGATGAGAGTTCGTTGACAGGAGAAAGCTTCCCAGTAACTAAAAAAATAGGAGATAAAGTTTACTCCAATACTATAGTTGTTCATGGAGAAATTAAACTTAAGGTAGAAAATCCGCAAGTTAATGGACGAATCTATCATCTTATTCAATTGATGAAAGAATCAGAAAGTCGTGAAGATACATACCACTATAAGTATATAAAATTAGCTGATAGTATCGTGAAGTACAACTTTATAGCGATGGGACTGACATATCTTTTTACAAGATCGTTCGCTAAAGCAATTTCGTTTCTATTAGTAGATTATTCTTGTGCTTTGAAGTTATCTACACCTGTTGCTTACCTAACTACTATAAAAAATTTAATAGATAAAAAAATAGTGGTAAAAAACTCAGTAACGCTTGATAAATATGGAGACATAGATACTTTTGTTTTTGATAAAACAGGAACAATAACTGTGTCAAGACCGTATATTCGAGAGGTACTACCATTTTATGAATATTCATATGAGGAAGTTGTAAAAATAGGAGCTTGTTTAGAAGAACATATTTACCACCCTATCGCTAGTGCAGTTGTTAGTAAAGCCGAAGAAGATGGTATTGAACACGAGGAAATGCACACAGAACTATACCATATTGCCTCTAGAGGTATTATTTCACATATTGATGGAGAAAAGGTTGTTATAGGAAGTAGTCAGTTGATAAAAGATGAGAATATTCTAGTTACAGTTGACCAAGAGCGAATTATAGCTGAAAAACAAGAGCAATACAATTTGCTATTCTTAGGGTACAAAGGGAAATTGATTTCTATATTTTGTATAGATATTCCACTTAGGAATGAAGCAAACTCCGTGCTAGCTGAACTTAGAAATAAAGGGAAAAAGGTTGTCTTATTGACTGGAGATAACGACGTTAGAACCAATAAAATCTTAAAAGATATAACATTTGATGAAGTATATACTAATATGACACCTGTAACGAAGTTTGAATATATAAGAAAAGAAAAAGAACAAGGACGTCGTGTGTTAATGATAGGTGATGGACTGAATGATTCAGCAGCATTATCAGAAAGTGACATTAGTATTGTTATGAACGAAAGCGCCGATTTATCAAAACAGATAAGCGATGTAGTTTTACAATCAGATTCTCTTGATTCATTACTATTGTTGTCTGATGTTTCTAAAAAACTTCGTGCTCAAATGAGTAGTAATGTCAAAGGTACAGTTACTATAAATAGTTCATTAATATTTTTAGGACTTATAAATGTTCTATCACCTAATTTATTAGCGTTATTACATAACTTAACCACGTTTGGAATAGTTTTGAAAAATTTTAAAATAAAATAG
- a CDS encoding DUF6110 family protein, with product MSIKLLKGAKAALKTPGVFAGGVAFGTVGLKLLSSKDAKKGYSVVLSKLYKAKDEVEGTISNIKQHADDVVADAKDLYDKEKKESNLLELEEK from the coding sequence ATGTCAATCAAATTATTAAAAGGTGCTAAAGCAGCATTAAAAACACCAGGAGTTTTTGCAGGAGGAGTAGCTTTTGGAACAGTAGGGCTTAAATTATTATCAAGCAAAGATGCCAAAAAAGGTTACTCAGTAGTTTTATCAAAATTATATAAAGCAAAAGATGAAGTAGAAGGAACTATTTCTAATATTAAACAACATGCTGATGATGTAGTTGCAGATGCTAAAGATTTATATGATAAAGAGAAGAAAGAAAGTAATTTATTAGAATTAGAGGAAAAATAA